The Hordeum vulgare subsp. vulgare chromosome 4H, MorexV3_pseudomolecules_assembly, whole genome shotgun sequence genomic interval CTTGAGTCAGATCAAAGTTAGAGAGATCCTATCGAACAAACAGCTAGAGATGCAAATTAAGGCCCGGTGCGACTAGAGATTTAtccacacgcacgcacgcacgcacgtacgTACGCACCTGGAGAAGAGGATGCCGCAGTGGCAGCGGTACTCGCGGGCGCCGCAGTTCTTGACGTGCGCCTTCCAGTCGGAGTGCACGGCGTAGCGCTTGCCGCAGCGCTCGCACCTCCACCGCTTCTCGCCGTGCTTCCGGGAGAAGTGCTTCTTGATCCCGGTGAGGTCGCCCAGCGCCCTGGCCGGGTCGTGGTGGACGCAGGTGGGCTCGGGGCAGACGTACACGCGCTTGCGCGGCGCGGCGCCGGCGCCGGGCTTGTTGGGCGGCAGCGTGGCGCGGTGCCGGAGCTTCCACGGGAGGTTGTGGCCGCGGCGGTGCAGCTGCAGGTTCTGGTCCCTCTGGAACCCCTTGTTGCAGACCTCGCACACGAAGCGGTTGGTCGCCACCAGCGCCCGCGGCGACAGCGCGATCACCTCCGCGCTAGGGTCTTCCGTTCCAGCCAGAAAAGCCACGAGAACAAATTCCCCCGATCGATCAGCTTGATGGGCTAGCAAAAGTTGGAGCAGTTGATGATCTAGGTTTAGCTTTGCGTACCTGGGTTTCCGGGCTGGCTCCTCTTCCTCTTGGCCCTGGCGGGCTCCTCCAGCGGCAGCGTCGACGTAGCTGCCAGTGCCGGCGCGAAGAGAGGGCTCAGCAGGACGTGGGGGTTGGATCCGGTGGCCTGCTGGTGGTCAGAAGAGAGATCACAGAGCATCATCTTCACCCTTCTCTTTCGTCTCCCGGCCGGTCCTAGCTAGCTTCTCTCTCCAGCTAGGTGGATTAGATGTGTGGTCTCGGGGGAGGCTACCACTGATATGGTACTGCTAGCTCAGCTTCTGTGCAGACTGAGCAGGAGAGGGTGGTACTGGGGTCAATAAGGCGAGGGAGAGCTAGCTAGATAGGACTGGAGAAGCGATCGGATTGCAGGAAAAGGCGTCAGAGAGGACCAtgtgaggaggagtaggagatgtGAGGCGAGGCGTTCCCCTCCTGCAGCCTGCAGTTGCCAGAACAAAAAGGGGGTGGCGCTAGCGAAAGCACAGTGATACCCCAGACCAGGCCCAGTTCTTTTCACCCGATTATGAAGAATTAGGGTCACAAAATTCATAAGCTCAAAATAACTCGATCTGATTTTGTAGAATTGTGAAAACTGAATCACATTTGACGGTGCAACTTAGAAGCACCGTTTTGGGTCGATTCTAGCAATTCTAAAGCTCCGGCAAAAGAAAAACATTTCTATTTGAAGGGTCTACCCTTGTTTGAGAGCAAAATTACAGGCAAAATGCCCTTCCGCCCGAGAAAACAATTTGACGGGCTCGCTCGGTCTCCCTTCGCTCGATTTGCTCCCTCGAGGGTTTCCTCCGCCGCGAGGTTGCAGCCCCGCGTTGGTCATacctctcccctccctcccctcgATGACCGGTGCCCTCCCCGCCACCCTCCAGGAGCCGGCGAGCGTGGCCCACGCGCCCATCTTGCCGGCCCAAGCGTTCATTCGTCATGCCCCTTCCGCCGTTTCCCCGACGGCCCTGCACCCatccctatagatcttgatgctcaatgttcaaatagctgtatccatgtcttcctttgaaaaactcctttcaaacaaccttttatgcttcacagaaattctacattacttccgattaacaatatgtcaaccacatatacttatcagaaattctatagtgctcccactcacttctttggaaatacaagtttctcataaacattgtacaaacccaaaagctttgatcatctcatcaaaacgtatattccaactccgagatgcttgcaccagtccatagaaggatcgctggagcttgcatacttgttagcatccttaggatcgacaaaaccttctggttgtatcacatacaacctttcctcaaggaaaccatcgaggaaacaatgttttgacatcctatgtgcaatatttcataaataatgcaacaactactaacataattccaacagatttttagcatcgctacgagtgagaaagtctcatcatagtcaactcgttgatcttgtcagaaacatctttgcgacaagtcgagcttttcttaatggtgacttttcaccatcatcgtctgtctttcttttaaagatccacctttacttaatagtcctacgaccatcaagtagttcttccaaagtccacaccttgttttcatacatggatcctctctcgcatttcatggccttcagccatttgtcggaatccgggcccaccatcgcttctccatagctcgtaggttcattgttgttcaacaacatgacctccgagacagggttaccgtaccactctgtagtagtacgcgaccttatcgacctacgaggtttgtagtaacttgatccgaagctcaatgatcaccatcaccagtttccacttcaattggtgtaggtgccacaggaacaacttcccgcgccatgctacacactggttgaagtgacggttcactaacctcatcaagttccaccaccctcccactcaattatttcgagagaaacctttcctcgagaaaggacccgtttctagaaacagacagtttgcttccggatctgagatacgagatgtacccaactgttttggatatcctatcactagtagaaaacagggcattgagccaacaacatttgacccggattggatataaaccggttctaaagggtctgtccgctgggcccccttcCTGCAGCAAATGGTcggaaggcctttaggaccggtttgtaacacaaaccggtcctaaaggtttttggaccgtttgctgcagggaggggggcccagtggacagaccctttagaaccggtttgtatcacaaaccggttctaaaggttttctcatttttgcagcaactgcagggccccgctgtcagaccctttagaaccggtttttgacacaaaccggtcctaaagccctcctctccttcctccctgagcaccctatattccacccattttttctagctcgagatcaactccatttttgctctctccttcctcttgggagctctaatccatccccatttttctccaccatttgtcaagattgttggcacccatcggtcctacggttagcatcaacattccctcttccggcattgcaagttttgctcgttttcttgctcatttcatttttgttgtgctagctaggtgtttgatgaaatgcctaagctagagagagttcatcatttgttatgtatacatatgcaatttgagctcaaatttaattatgatttgtggttttttttagtgtcgcgcgccttgtccccttcctcaccgccgtcgatcgccccgtcaccgacacaaccttggtaagcctattgtttttatttaccaaaacaaattttgatttgtatgatttacatatttacttgtatataattttcttattgtgtaagatttttttaatATGTATAGcgtcatggttttgatatccgtccccgttggccctcgtccagtctatgattcggatgtggtatattatcttttataactacatattttcatttcctgattatatgacaattaattacgccgaccaacttgacatagatatttttatctaggaggtagtggaaccggaaatgccaatcgaccctattggtgagaagttacacttagttgaacaagaaaatgttgccctgaaagaaagattgaaaaaaactgaagaaaggttggaaaaaactgaaagagagaagatgaccttggaaaaggttcttgccgatgtcgtcgatggtcacaagagcgagatggacgcaatgcgtctgaagattagaaagattagaaaatatgcaattagtaaagaggcttggtatcattatgccgtcgggtcaattgttacctttgttgcgattttgatcgcatttgttgttgtttttaaatgcattaattagagagagtttttatggttggtttcagtgtgtgtttttatgagaactatatatgtatggtcactacgctactttggttttaacgtgtgatcaactttttgtattaattaattaatttagtcatgatgatttagcataatggtttttgataaatttatataatgcagatgaaccggcaatggatgtacagtgatcgacgtcgtcccgaattccttaatggcatgcatagttttctcaatgtggctgagaaaaacaggcagaatggatttattttttgtccatgtaaaaaatgccagaataagaggaatttccctaactcaagaaccatacacacccacctgttgcaagaaggcttcatgcccagttatttttgttggaccaagcacggagaaagaggggttgtaatggaagacaatgaagaagaagaggataatgataactatcctatgttcggtgaacacggtgatactgaaatgggggaagacgagcctgaacttgaggacattgttgatgagtctgatgatgatcttcgtcaggtcattcgtgaagaacagataaactgcggaagtgaaaatgagaggttgaagttggagcgcatgttagaagatcacaaaaaattgttgtacccaaattgcgaagatggccagaaaaagctgggcaccaccctggaattgctgcaatggaaggcagagaatggaatatctgacaagggatttgaaaagctgctgaaaataatgaagaagatgcttccaagagataacatgctgccctgcagtacgtacgaagcaaagaaggttgtttgccctctaggattggaagtgcataagatacatgcatgcatcaatgactgcatcctctaccgcggtcagcacgagaatttaaatgcctgcccggtatgcggtgcatttcggtataagatcaggcgagatgaccctggtgatgttgagggcgacgaccgccccaggaagagggttcctgccaaggtgatgtggcatgctcctataataccacggttgaaacgtttgttccgaaacaaagagcatgccaagttgctgcgatggcacaaagaagaccgtaaggaagacgatatgctgagacaacccgctgatgggtcgcagtggagaaacatcgacgataagtacgaggactttgcacgtgacccaagaaacttaaggtttggtctaagtacagatggcctgaatccgtttggggagcagagtagcagtcatagcacctggcccgtgactctatgtatctataaccttcctccttggttatgcatgaagcgtaagttcattatgatgccagtgcttatcccaggcccgtcgcaacccggcaacaacattgatgtgtacctgaggccactggttgatgaacttttagagttatgggctgacgaaggtgtacgtgtgtgggacgagtacaaacaggaggaatttgacctacgagggttgctgtttgtaaccatcaatgattggcccgctcttagtaacatctcaggacagtcaaacaagggatacagcgcatgcacacactgtttaggcgagactgaaagtatacatataggcaagaatgtgtacccggggcatcgtcgatttcttccagacaggcatcccgtaagaaagaaaggaaagcatttcaaaggcgaggcagatacacggaggaagccaaccctccctaaaggtactgatatatatgacatggtcaaagatataaaagtaatctttggtaagggtcctggcgcacaatctgttccgaatgacgccgacaaccacgtagccatgtggaagaagaaatctatattctgggaactaccctattggaaattcctagaggttcgctctgcgatcgacgtgatgcacgtgacgaaaaatatttgcgtgaacctgctaaacttattgggcgtgcatgggaagaagtcgagagatacaccaaaagcacggctgcaccacaaacgtatgcacgaacgagacgacctgatgaatcgagagaatttcaaaggtcctgccagctacgctcttaccaaggaagagaaggagatctttttccaagtcctgagcagtatcaaggtcccgtctggctactcgtcgaacataaaaggaatactaaacctggaagagaaaaagttccaaaacctaaagtctcatgactgccacgtgatcatgacccagttacttccgattgcattgagggggcttctgccagaaaacgtgcgagtacccattgtgaagctatgtgcattcctcaacgcaatttctcagaaggcaatcgatccagcaactctaccaagtttacagaaggacgtggtccaatgtcttgtcagcttcgagttggtgttcccaccaaccttcttcaatattatgacgcacctcatagttcacctagtccaagagatttccgttctcggtcctgtattgttacacaat includes:
- the LOC123451223 gene encoding protein EARLY HEADING DATE 2-like, with the protein product MMLCDLSSDHQQATGSNPHVLLSPLFAPALAATSTLPLEEPARAKRKRSQPGNPDPSAEVIALSPRALVATNRFVCEVCNKGFQRDQNLQLHRRGHNLPWKLRHRATLPPNKPGAGAAPRKRVYVCPEPTCVHHDPARALGDLTGIKKHFSRKHGEKRWRCERCGKRYAVHSDWKAHVKNCGAREYRCHCGILFSRKDTLMTHRAFCDALAEESARLVAAANNNSSTITTTCINDNNNSSNNSGHHNNNLLMTSNSSPLFLPFSGPPHAQNPNPLMFLSQEPHHHQLLPPFQPLTYLDDLPMTGSGSAVSTHIVGFGLTPEGSLTMHAGGRRLTRDFLGVDDASELEELQMSVPSYQEHSIGPTTACCAVDLTRQYHGRLPRMNEPWSHNF